A single region of the Procambarus clarkii isolate CNS0578487 chromosome 81, FALCON_Pclarkii_2.0, whole genome shotgun sequence genome encodes:
- the LOC123773166 gene encoding fatty acid synthase, producing MPAYAETLAEAKPADPQVITQLANDTKKSAKAGGREGVVVSGMSGRFPESNNVQEFADNLFSGVDMVTEDSRRWTPGVHGLPLRSGKLPDLAHFDSAFFSVSPRQAHAMDPQLRLLLELTYEAILDAGVNPSELRGRRVGVYVGVSSSESEEAWTADPANVSGYALTGCCRAMFPNRLSYTFDFKGPSFAIDTACSSSMIALQTAWSAVSEGEVEAAVVGGTNLTLKPQNSMQFNALNMLAPDGKCKSFDASGDGYVRSEAAVVIFLQRASDARRVYAHVVHARANTDGNKSEGVTFPSGKVQRELLQEVYNHAGISPLEVSYIEAHGTGTKAGDPQEVGALAEVFCPGRSNPLLMGSVKSNMGHSEPASGLCSIVKVLLAMQRKELPGNLHFSSPNPNIPSLLDGSIKVVSQNTPWSGGYAAVNSFGFGGANVHVLLHSPGDYPKLTTPNHSRGILIPSTQRINPASSPNGLIPEECSFTMDTAEKHTKEDLAVGSFSDDQPRLVLASGRTEEAVTTLLEGIKERATPALCSLFDKLCDMPTNSHPARGYVAVNSGKEVLQVSRASPSPRPLWLVFSGMGSQWSGCGRSLLRLPIFAASVRRCHAALLPLGLDLVQILTSEDPLVMSSTAASFSAIAAMQVGLLDLLRKVGVQEVAGMVGHSVGELGCAYADGALTAEQTVLAAYWRGRAVQEATLPPGAMAAVGLSAQEAEKWCKDGVIVACHNAHDSVTLSGPQDAIKEVLEKLTSDGIFCRAVKSEGVAFHHPSLKSAAPCLFRELSKIIPCARQRSSRWVSSSVPETRWDCPEVNLASADYLVNNLLSPVLFAEALEKVHANSVVVEVSPHGLLQAILRRSLPQATPIPLIRKDAKCPLTHFLESLGKMYLGGVSIDVGVLYPPLAMPVPSSTPSIASLIRWDHCQEWDVARFSTSPAGSEYEVKVDLESEEHQYLEGHTIDGRVIFPATGYLVLAWQALCRLKGTQWEETPVTFSNVTLHQATVLSSPSNNAAAPTTTTLVVRILLVKGEFEVVVSDSVAASGCIHLGVEQSGESKSLVDFLTSSAEGNGEILQQKDVYQELRLRGYHYGGIFQGIAQTNLKGTYGTLMWKENWVSFLDTMLQFSLVGAKQRALMLPTRIRKFTVDPSKLLCNVKEEDDLKSVTVQHNSRIGVTSCQGVLIQGLKATLAPRRPTQDRPLLETYQFVPLHLTEECKIESCISKETHLGLLLDITLENLLGHGLKIVESTASAASNTSILDTAVALPLAELLALKPQLKIDYILHTAEKLSGEEQESLHSAGVVVKADLASTLSPPPHLLILHQCQDLEIVDKLNYGSFIMTNNESVEEILKGAGCHEIASAEKIGMKLFRKTQVEVSHATLEICGTDANYSWVNMLKEKILDPTIENLWLVSSGEPSSGILGLVNCLRREPGGEKIRCVFVPEGKAILDPDLLARDLAINVRQGKVWGTYRHVPLSQLAPQPSTHALLNVATRGDLASLTWFQMASQESCERDMKVCEVYYAPLNFRDVMLATGKLPPDALPGDLAMKECILGLEFSGTSGGKRVMGLVAAGGLATSVRADTLLTWPVPASWSLKDAATVPVVYATAYYALVVRGGLRQGESVLIHAGSGGVGQAAISIALSLSCTVYTTVSTTQKKEFLQKRFPQLKDENFANSRDVSFEYAVLERTGGSGVDVVLNSLAGELLQASVRCLREHGRFLEIGKADLSNNTALGMAVFLKNVTFHGILLDALFEATPEERQRLNRLVKEGLKNGVVTPLAATLFTRDCAEDAFRYMATGKHIGKVVLEVKPEVTSNSPTSQNTTLVSAVPRVTAHAHMVYIITGGLGGLGLELAGWLISRGARKLVLTSRRGINTGYQALCMRRWLNLGASVRIMTQDASTFAGATTLLQKAAEEGPIGGIFHLAMVLQDSLLENQTTETFSIVNTVKGDGAVALDAASRTFCPDLHMWVAFSSVACGRGNAGQTNYGWANSVCERVVESRVRAGLPGVAVQWGGIGEVGILANTLGNVEVGGTKPQSVRSVLESLDVLLLSGSSIVSSLCLATRNSTKADASGGASLVKSVANILGMKNISKAPLDVTLGDLGLDSLMSVEVKQTLEREADLVLTPAQVRDLTLRMLQDMDKQDGTHRQTSDEGPEATSSEGTVKPKSEMVQVLPQPWLTLPLVPEGRVTMLRETSNSNVPLFLAAPIQGTAVPLTEIAQGLDRPVYGLQYPPDVSHKSITEMAEVLVQKLQELHPSGDYAIGGYSFGTAVALEMARLLEAKNRTPISIVLLDGSQSYVSGIIEGYKSRHVSSLPVHESSRVNNEAQDQVEMLIVFAMQFTSVDPATLKKSLLGLNSWEERVNLVAELINQKRMEAGVDSQHDDHQQAVKAAELLYQRLLAGSRHKAEGCLTPPTLLVRARDNPQAAALGHDYGLGKIIGGTLKIEEVAGTHETFVLGSSGRQVANLVHAFLQEAALSAKLR from the exons AAGAGTGCCAAGGCTGGTGGGAGAGAAGGGGTGGTGGTGAGCGGAATGTCTGGCCGCTTCCCGGAGAGCAACAATGTGCAGGAGTTTGCTGACAACCTCTTCTCTGGTGTCGACATGGTCACCGAGGACTCCCGCCGCTGGACCCCCG GCGTTCATGGTCTGCCACTACGCTCTGGCAAGCTTCCCGACCTGGCCCACTTTGACAGTGCTTTCTTCAGTGTATCGCCAAGACAAGCTCATGCCATGGACCCCCAACTGCGTCTCCTGCTCGAGCTAACTTATGAGGCTATTCTTGATGCTG GTGTGAACCCGAGTGAGTTACGTGGGCgtcgtgtgggtgtgtatgttggtgtgagcAGCAGTGAGAGTGAGGAGGCATGGACAGCTGACCCAGCAAATGTATCCGGCTATGCCCTCACTGGCTGTTGTCGTGCCATGTTCCCCAACAGATTGTCTTACACATTTGACTTCAAGG GTCCCAGCTTTGCAATAGACACAGCTTGCTCATCGTCAATGATAGCACTTCAAACAGCATGGTCAGCAGTGTCTGAAGGAGAGGTGGAGGCAGCAGTGGTGGGGGGTACCAACCTTACTCTCAAACCCCAGAACTCGATGCAGTTCAATGCCCTCAATATGCTTGCTCCTGATGGAAAATGCAAGTCCTTTGATGCCTCTGGTGATGG GTatgtgaggagtgaggcagcagtGGTGATATTCCTGCAGCGGGCATCAGATGCTCGCAGGGTGTATGCCCATGTTGTCCATGCTCGGGCCAACACTGATGGGAACAAGAGTGAGGGAGTCACTTTTCCTTCAGGCAAAGTACAGAGAGAACTTCTGCAAGAGGTTTACAACCATGCTGGAATATCTCCCCTAGAGGTTTCCTACATTGAAGCCCATGGAACTGGCACAAAG GCAGGTGATCCACAGGAAGTGGGTGCTTTAGCAGAGGTGTTTTGCCCTGGTCGCTCAAACCCTCTCCTGATGGGCTCGGTTAAATCTAATATGGGCCATTCAGAACCTGCTTCTGGGCTCTGCTCCATAGTAAAG GTATTGCTGGCAATGCAACGGAAAGAGCTACCTGGAAATCTGCACTTCAGTTCCCCCAATCCCAACATACCATCACTACTGGACGGGAGTATAAAG GTTGTAAGCCAGAACACCCCCTGGTCTGGTGGTTATGCAGCCGTGAACAGCTTTGGTTTTGGTGGTGCCAATGTGCATGTTCTCCTGCATTCCCCAGGAGATTACCCCAAGCTCACAACTCCAAATCACTCGCGAGGTATTCTCATACCCTCCACGCAAAGAATAAACCCAGCATCCTCTCCCAATGGATTAATTCCAGAAGAATGTAGCTTTACTATGGACACAGCTGAGAAACATACTAAAGAGGATTTGGCAGTTGGTTCGTTCTCCGATGACCAGCCAAGGCTGGTATTGGCCTCTGGTCGCACTGAAGAGGCAGTGACAACGCTACTAGAAGGAATCAAAGAAAGGGCGACCCCGGCACTCTGTAGTCTCTTCGACAAACTGTGTGATATGCCCACCAACAGTCACCCTGCTCGTGGTTATGTTGCTGTTAACTCTGGGAAAGAAGTTTTGCAG GTGTCCCGTGCTTCGCCCTCTCCGCGGCCCCTCTGGCTGGTCTTCTCCGGCATGGGCTCACAGTGGAGTGGCTGTGGCCGGTCCCTCCTTCGCCTGCCTATATTTGCTGCCTCGGTCAGGAGATGTCATGCTGCCCTCCTGCCACTCGGACTTGACCTTGTTCAAATTCTGACAAGTGAAGACCCTCTTGTAATGTCCTCAACAGCAGCCAGTTTTTCTGCAATTGCTGCCATGCAG GTGGGCCTTCTGGATCTACTAAGAAAAGTTGGGGTGCAGGAGGTGGCAGGGATGGTAGGACACAGTGTTGGGGAACTGGGATGTGCTTACGCTGATGGGGCTTTGACAGCAGAGCAAACGGTGCTGGCAGCCTATTGGCGAGGCAGAGCTGTGCAAGAAGCCACCCTTCCTCCTGGTGCTATGGCTGCAGTTG GTCTGAGTGCACAAGAGGCAGAGAAGTGGTGCAAAGATGGTGTGATTGTAGCTTGTCACAATGCCCATGACTCCGTCACGCTCTCTGGTCCACAAGACGCCATCAAGGAGGTGCTAGAAAAGCTCACCAGTGATGGAATATTCTGTCGTGCAGTAAAGTCTGAAGGTGTTGCCttccaccatccctccctcaagtcTGCTGCCCCATGTCTCTTCAGAGAGCTAAGCAAG ATCATCCCATGTGCTCGGCAACGGTCATCACGGTGGGTTAGTTCGTCAGTGCCAGAGACTCGGTGGGATTGCCCAGAGGTCAACCTTGCCTCTGCTGATTACCTTGTCAACAATCTCCTCTCTCCAG TACTGTTTGCCGAGGCACTGGAAAAGGTTCATGCCAATTCTGTGGTAGTAGAAGTGTCTCCTCATGGTCTGCTGCAGGCCATACTAAGGAGGTCATTGCCACAAGCTACACCCATCCCTCTCATCAGGAAGGATGCAAAGTGCCCTCTGACACACTTCTTGGAATCCCTTGGAAA gATGTACCTAGGTGGTGTGAGCATTGATGTAGGAGTCCTTTACCCTCCACTTGCTATGCCTGTTCCGTCTTCCACTCCATCCATTGCCAGCCTTATCAG GTGGGACCATTGTCAGGAGTGGGATGTGGCCCGCTTCAGCACCTCTCCCGCAGGCTCCGAGTATGAGGTGAAGGTGGACTTGGAGTCCGAGGAGCATCAGTACCTTGAAGGCCACACTATTGATGGACGTGTTATCTTCCCTGCCACAGGCTACCTG GTGTTGGCTTGGCAAGCATTGTgccgcctgaagggcacacagtgggaggagaccCCCGTCACCTTCAGCAATGTGACACTCCACCAGGCCACTGTCCTCTCCTCCCCTTCTAACAATGCTGctgctcccactaccaccactcttgtTGTCAGGATCTTGCTTGTTAAGGGAGAGTTTGAG GTGGTTGTAAGTGATTCGGTGGCAGCCTCTGGATGTATTCACTTGGGAGTAGAACAGTCTGGTGAAAGCAAGTCTTTGGTGGATTTCCTGACTTCATCagctgaaggaaatggtgaaattCTTCAACAGAAGGATGTATACCAGGAACTTAGACTTCGAGGGTATCATTATGGGGGAATCTTCCAGGGCATTGCACAAACAAATCTAAAAG GAACGTATGGGACTCTCATGTGGAAAGAGAATTGGGTATCGTTCCTTGATACAATGCTCCAGTTCTCCCTAGTTGGAGCTAAGCAGCGTGCACTGATGCTTCCCACTAGAATACGCAAATTTACTGTTGACCCCAGCAAGCTCCTATgtaatgtaaaggaggaagaTGACCTTAAGTCAGTGACT GTACAGCACAACTCTCGTATTGGAGTAACATCTTGCCAGGGAGTACTTATTCAAGGGCTGAAGGCCACACTCGCCCCAAGGAGACCTACCCAAGACCGCCCTCTGTTAGAGACCTACCAGTTTGTCCCACTTCATTTGACTGAAGAATGTAAGATTGAATCTTGTATTTCAAAGGAAACACACCTAGGGCTGCTTCTGGACATAACCCTAGAGAACTTGTTAGGTCATGGGCTGAAGATTGTAGAGAGCACGGCTTCTGCAGCTTCAAACACCTCCATCCTAGATACAGCTGTGGCACTACCACTTGCAGAACTTCTCGCCTTAAAGCCACAGCTTAAG ATTGACTACATCCTTCACACAGCTGAAAAATTATCGGGGGAAGAGCAGGAAAGTCTCCACTCTGCAGGAGTAGTTGTAAAGGCTGACCTTGCCTCAACCCTGTCTCCACCCCCACATCTTCTTATCCTCCACCAGTGTCAAGATTTGGAGATAGTTGACAAACTGAATTATGGCTCATTTATCATGACAAACAATGAAAGTGTAGAAGAGATTTTAAAAGGTGCTGGGTGCCATGAGATTGCTTCAGCAGAGAAGATTGGCATGAAATTATTCAGAAAG ACCCAGGTGGAGGTTTCACATGCAACATTGGAAATTTGTGGTACTGATGCTAACTACTCCTGGGTGAATATGCTTAAGGAAAAGATACTGGATCCTACCATTGAAAATTTGTGGCTCGTCTCTTCAGGTGAACCCTCATCGGGTATCCTAGGACTTGTAAATTGCCTCAGGAGGGAACCTGGGGGAGAAAAAATCCg ATGTGTGTTTGTTCCTGAAGGAAAGGCTATATTAGACCCAGATTTGCTTGCTCGTGACTTGGCCATCAATGTTCGTCAAGGCAAGGTTTGGGGAACATACAGACATGTACCATTGAGTCAACTTGCACCTCAGCCGTCCACACATGCTTTATTGAATGTAGCCACTCGTGGCGACTTAGCCTCTCTCACTTGGTTCCAAATGGCCTCACAAGAATCATGCGAGAGAGATATGAAGGTGTGTGAAGTCTACTATGCGCCATTGAACTTCCGTGACGTGATGCTGGCCACAGGAAAACTGCCACCAGATGCTTTACCAGGAGATCTGGCAATGAAG GAGTGCATCTTGGGACTAGAATTTTCTGGTACGAGTGGTGGGAAACGTGTGATGGgtctggttgctgctggtgggttggCCACTAGTGTGAGGGCTGACACACTACTCACTTGGCCCGTTCCTGCCTCTTGGTCTCTCAAAGACGCTGCTACTGTTCCTGTGGTATATGCCACG GCTTACTATGCATTGGTGGTACGTGGAGGGCTGCGACAAGGGGAAAGTGTGCTCATCCATGCTGGTTCTGGTGGTGTGGGACAGGCAGCCATTAGTATTGCCTTATCCCTATCTTGCACTGTTTATACCACCGTTAGTACTACACAAAAGAAGGAATTCTTGCAGAAAAGATTTCCTCAG CTGAAAGACGAGAACTTTGCTAATTCACGAGATGTGAGCTTCGAGTACGCAGTACTGGAGCGAACTGGAGGCAGTGGGGTGGACGTTGTACTAAACTCTCTGGCCGGGGAGCTACTACAGGCCTCCGTCAGGTGCCTGAGGGAGCATGGTCGCTTCCTTGAGATAGGCAAGGCTGATCTCTCCAACAACACAGCCTTGG GCATGGCAGTATTCCTGAAGAATGTGACTTTCCATGGTATCTTGCTGGATGCTTTATTTGAAGCCACTCCTGAAGAGCGACAACGCCTCAACCGTCTTGTGAAGGAGGGCTTAAAGAACGGAGTGGTGACGCCCCTTGCAGCCACATTATTCACTAGGGACTGCGCTGAAGATGCATTCAG ATATATGGCAACAGGCAAACACATTGGTAAAGTTGTGCTGGAGGTGAAGCCTGAGGTGACCAGTAACTCGCCCACCTCACAAAACACTACCTTGGTGTCGGCAGTACCTAGAGTGACTGCTCACGCTCACATGGTGTATATCATAACGGGTGGGTTGGGTGGACTTGGATTggagctggctggttggctgatcAGTCGTGGGGCCAGGAAACTTGTGCTCACTTCTCGACGAGGCATCAACACTGGATATCAG GCACTCTGTATGCGACGGTGGCTGAACTTGGGTGCAAGTGTGCGGATAATGACACAGGATGCCTCTACCTTTGCTGGGGCTACCACACTCCTGCAAAAGGCTGCTGAAGAGGGACCTATTGGTGGCATATTTCATCTTGCTATG GTGCTGCAAGATTCTCTACTGGAGAACCAGACAACAGAGACCTTCAGCATCGTAAACACTGTCAAGGGTGATGGAGCAGTTGCCCTCGATGCTGCTTCTCGTACCTTCTGCCCAGACTTGCACATGTGGGTCGCCTTCTCCAGTGTTGCATGTGGCAGGGGCAATGCTG GCCAGACAAACTATGGGTGGGCTAACAGCGTGTGTGAAAGAGTTGTTGAATCCAGGGTAAGGGCTGGCCTTCCTGGTGTTGCTGTGCAATGGGGCGGTATTGGTGAAGTTGGCATTCTTGCCAACACCCTCGGAAATGTGGAG GTGGGTGGAACAAAACCACAATCAGTACGGTCGGTGTTAGAGAGCCTAGATGTGCTATTACTCAGTGGCTCTTCAATAGTGTCATCACTTTGCCTTGCTACCAGAAACTCTACCAAGGCTGATGCTAGTGGTGGAGCATCGCTCGTCAAATCTGTTGCTAACATCTTAG GAATGAAAAATATTTCAAAGGCTCCCCTAGATGTGACACTTGGAGACCTGGGCCTGGACTCTCTCATGAGTGTGGAAGTGAAACAAACTTTGGAGAGGGAGGCTGACCTAGTACTCACTCCTGCTCAAGTTAGGGACCTCACACTCCGCATGCTTCAAGACATGGATAAGCAAGATGGTACCCACAGACAGACTTCAGATGAAG GACCTGAAGCCACATCATCCGAAGGCACAGTAAAGCCAAAGTCTGAGATGGTGCAGGTGCTACCCCAGCCATGGCTTACCCTGCCCTTGGTGCCAGAGGGTCGTGTTACAATGCTGCGAGAGACTAGCAATTCCAATGTTCCACTGTTCCTAGCAGCTCCTATACAGGGCACAGCAGTTCCCCTCACCGAGATAGCACAAGGCCTCGACCGACCTGTCTATGGCCTGCAGTACCCACCTGACGTTTCCCACAAATCAATTACAGAGATGGCAGAGGTGTTGGTTCAG AAATTGCAAGAGTTGCACCCATCAGGAGATTATGCCATTGGAGGGTACTCGTTTGGTACTGCAGTAGCCCTTGAAATGGCCCGTCTTCTGGAAGCAAAGAATCGCACCCCAATTTCAATTGTTTTGTTGGATGGCTCTCAATCTTATGTGTCTGGCATCATTGAAGGCTACAAATCTAGGCACGTTTCAAGCTTGCCTGTACACGAGTCGAGCAGAGTAAACAACGAGGCCCAGGACCAGGTAGAGATGTTAATAGTTTTTGCCATGCAGTTCACATCCGTTGATCCCGCCACACTGAAAAAGTCACTGCTAGGTTTAAACTCGTGGGAGGAACGAGTGAACCTGGTGGCGGAGCTGATAAACCAGAAGAGAATGGAGGCAGGTGTCGATTCTCAGCATGATGACCACCAGCAG gcagtgaaggcagcagagCTTTTGTATCAGAGGCTACTGGCTGGGAGTAGACACAAGGCAGAAGGTTGCCTCACACCACCTACACTCCTGGTGCGAGCCAGAGACAACCCCCAAGCTGCTGCTCTTGGACATGACTATGGACTCGGCAAG ATCATAGGAGGAACTCTTAAAATTGAAGAAGTTGCAGGGACTCACGAGACTTTTGTTTTGGGAAGCAGTGGCCGGCAGGTGGCCAACCTTGTGCATGCGTTCCTGCAGGAAGCGGCTCTCTCTGCCAAACTCCGTTAG